In one window of Mesorhizobium sp. B2-1-1 DNA:
- a CDS encoding DUF2169 domain-containing protein: protein MTFAVWIENRTPFVAGTFVQTNADGNEVFLAVFSASFDMLKNATQFQPASEQLPVSFGDVPFGDPAYSSTRYEGEIAWTKPGVDVILNGQAHAPRDGRVHEMQVGLRFANIRKVLNVTGDRLYDAGGYSQPHPFAKMPIIYERAYGGTDDNGKTDTRNPLGVGYHHARSADKAVKTHAPNVTYASERFLSPSDRPSPAGFGVVGRGWHPRLQFAGTYDQAWIDNQWPLPPRDFDPRHNLCAPADQQLQRLNEGEGVSVIGMTPEGRWNFRIPRVVAPIRLLYDDRAEDHPFHIDTVVIEPDLRRLTLKSRLFLVTRRNTPALREIVFGHVTPAFLLARRKRKVYLNPRGGSGVIAERATWLA from the coding sequence ATGACATTCGCTGTCTGGATCGAGAATCGCACGCCGTTCGTTGCCGGTACGTTTGTGCAAACGAATGCCGATGGCAATGAGGTGTTCCTCGCCGTTTTCTCGGCCAGCTTTGATATGCTAAAAAACGCGACGCAGTTTCAGCCGGCATCGGAGCAATTGCCGGTAAGCTTTGGCGACGTGCCGTTCGGGGATCCTGCCTATTCGTCAACCCGCTATGAGGGGGAAATCGCGTGGACGAAGCCGGGGGTCGACGTGATCTTGAATGGCCAGGCACATGCGCCGCGCGATGGGCGCGTCCATGAAATGCAGGTCGGGTTGAGGTTCGCCAATATCCGCAAGGTGCTCAACGTGACTGGCGATCGCCTGTATGACGCGGGCGGCTATAGTCAACCACATCCCTTCGCCAAGATGCCGATAATCTACGAACGCGCGTATGGGGGGACCGATGACAACGGCAAGACCGACACCCGCAACCCGCTTGGCGTCGGCTACCATCATGCCCGCTCCGCGGACAAGGCCGTGAAGACGCATGCACCCAACGTCACCTATGCGAGTGAGCGGTTCCTTAGCCCATCCGATCGGCCAAGCCCGGCTGGGTTTGGGGTGGTCGGCCGTGGCTGGCATCCGAGGCTACAGTTTGCAGGTACTTACGATCAGGCGTGGATCGACAATCAGTGGCCTCTTCCGCCAAGGGATTTTGATCCGCGTCACAATCTCTGTGCGCCCGCCGACCAGCAGTTGCAGCGGCTGAACGAAGGCGAGGGAGTCAGCGTCATCGGCATGACGCCGGAGGGCCGCTGGAACTTTCGCATACCGCGTGTCGTGGCTCCGATCCGCCTTCTTTACGATGACCGCGCGGAGGATCATCCGTTCCACATTGACACCGTCGTCATTGAGCCGGATTTGCGCCGCCTCACGCTGAAATCGCGTTTGTTCCTAGTGACCAGGCGCAACACGCCAGCGCTCAGGGAGATCGTTTTCGGCCATGTGACGCCGGCCTTCCTCCTCGCGCGGCGCAAACGCAAGGTCTATCTGAACCCGCGCGGCGGCAGCGGCGTCATTGCAGAGAGGGCGACATGGCTAGCCTAA
- a CDS encoding DUF6484 domain-containing protein codes for MSSTTELTGCNESVEGIDGVVIGLLIGFEEGAPLVVFVGNPGETALKARSLARLDSSAVGAEVALLFEGGDPGRPLVIGRIVDPAHTREQVQVIRDGETVTLTAKERIELRCGLASIILEKNGRISIRGSQLSSQASGVNRVRGAAVHLN; via the coding sequence ATGTCTTCAACAACTGAACTAACTGGATGCAACGAATCGGTTGAAGGTATCGACGGGGTTGTCATCGGGCTGTTGATCGGCTTTGAGGAGGGTGCACCGCTAGTGGTGTTCGTAGGCAATCCCGGCGAGACGGCACTCAAGGCGCGCAGCCTGGCGAGACTTGACTCCTCGGCTGTGGGCGCGGAGGTAGCGCTGCTTTTCGAAGGTGGCGATCCGGGCCGCCCGCTCGTTATCGGACGCATTGTGGACCCAGCTCACACGCGCGAACAAGTGCAGGTGATCCGCGACGGTGAAACCGTAACGCTGACCGCCAAGGAACGCATCGAGCTGCGCTGCGGCCTGGCTTCCATCATTCTGGAGAAGAACGGCCGCATTTCGATCCGCGGCAGCCAGTTGAGCAGCCAGGCAAGCGGCGTCAATCGCGTGCGGGGCGCGGCTGTTCACCTCAACTGA
- the tssI gene encoding type VI secretion system tip protein TssI/VgrG, producing MPNERATVVRTPVGSDLLTFTHLIGRDEISRCFAYTVGFVSTDSDIDPLKMLGGPVSIEGESDPKRWLSGIVSEFRLTRMEDRLAYYEAVMRPWLWFLGNTTDCYIFQNKSVVDIVKDVFKKYGISEFDLRLQGSYPAREYCVQYDETDLDFVQRLLEHEGIFYFFEHDDGKHTLVLADAMSKLKPAPGYEKVLYNFEGQGSRRDVEYITEWIPGSSVRPGAYAHTDYDFKKPGADLMAKSAQPFSHKPSAGENYRQPGAHLEVSRGDSLASIRREEIQALHQRIAAAGTVRGLYSGCTFKLDGFPREDQNQEYLVVSAEYRLFDPGYRAQADVESESFKVVLGVAPTALPYRPPRTTPRPIMRGPQTATVVGPSGEEIFTDKYARVKVQFHWDRVGKKDQNSSCFVRVSQSWAGSGWGFIQIPRIGQEVIVDFIEGDPDLPIITGRVYNASQMPPYGLPGNATQSGWKSDSSKGGGGYNELMFEDKAGSELVNFQAQKDHNLLIKHDRTKLVQHDQSDRIDHDAKHSVGHNLDEDVGNNKTVKIGVDQTTNIGSNDTETVGANRSLTVMANETIHVVSNSTENIDANHSQTVGIVQTITVKAARFDTVGAAETRSVGGFQINSIGATRSVSVVLGQSHDIGASDSWTIKSDQTVKINGNQTFNVDGDHASTIGKGRTAKITADDGTQIDGAHALKVGKSSGIDITEDSSIKVGKKLVIDAGDEITLKCGDATINMKKDGSISIKGKEIRIQGSGDVQVKADGDVKIKGSNVFNN from the coding sequence CCTTCACGCATCTTATCGGACGCGATGAGATCAGCCGTTGCTTTGCCTACACGGTCGGGTTCGTGAGCACAGACTCCGATATCGACCCGTTGAAGATGCTGGGCGGGCCTGTCTCGATCGAAGGTGAATCCGATCCAAAGCGCTGGCTCAGTGGAATCGTATCGGAGTTTCGGCTCACCCGCATGGAGGACCGGCTAGCCTACTACGAGGCCGTCATGAGGCCGTGGCTCTGGTTTCTCGGCAACACCACAGATTGCTATATTTTCCAGAACAAGAGCGTCGTCGACATCGTCAAGGATGTCTTCAAGAAATACGGTATTTCCGAATTCGATCTACGCCTGCAAGGGTCCTATCCGGCGCGTGAATATTGCGTGCAATACGACGAGACCGATCTGGACTTTGTGCAGCGGTTGCTGGAGCACGAAGGTATCTTCTATTTCTTCGAGCACGATGACGGCAAGCATACGCTTGTCCTGGCTGACGCGATGAGCAAGCTGAAGCCTGCGCCGGGCTACGAGAAAGTGCTCTATAACTTTGAAGGTCAGGGCTCCCGGCGCGACGTCGAATACATCACCGAATGGATACCGGGCAGCTCGGTGCGCCCAGGCGCCTATGCCCACACCGATTATGATTTCAAGAAGCCGGGCGCCGACCTCATGGCCAAGTCGGCCCAGCCGTTCAGTCACAAACCGTCCGCGGGTGAGAACTACCGCCAGCCGGGCGCGCATCTCGAAGTAAGCCGGGGCGACAGCCTGGCTTCGATCCGGCGCGAGGAGATCCAGGCCTTGCACCAGCGCATCGCCGCGGCCGGCACCGTGCGCGGCTTGTATTCCGGCTGCACGTTCAAGCTGGACGGTTTTCCGCGCGAAGACCAGAACCAGGAATATCTGGTGGTCAGCGCCGAATACAGGCTGTTTGACCCCGGCTATAGAGCCCAGGCCGACGTCGAAAGCGAGAGTTTCAAAGTGGTCCTCGGTGTGGCGCCGACAGCCTTGCCCTATCGCCCGCCGCGGACCACGCCACGACCGATCATGCGCGGCCCGCAGACGGCGACGGTGGTCGGTCCATCCGGCGAGGAGATATTCACCGACAAATATGCGCGGGTGAAGGTCCAGTTTCATTGGGACCGCGTCGGCAAGAAGGACCAGAACAGTTCCTGTTTCGTACGGGTGTCGCAGAGCTGGGCCGGCAGTGGCTGGGGGTTCATCCAGATACCGCGCATCGGCCAGGAGGTCATCGTCGACTTCATCGAAGGCGACCCGGACCTGCCGATCATCACCGGCCGGGTCTACAATGCCTCGCAGATGCCGCCCTACGGCCTGCCTGGCAACGCCACACAATCGGGCTGGAAGTCGGATTCTTCCAAAGGCGGTGGCGGCTACAACGAACTGATGTTCGAGGATAAGGCCGGCTCCGAACTGGTCAATTTCCAGGCGCAGAAGGATCACAACCTTCTGATCAAGCATGACCGCACAAAGCTGGTCCAGCACGATCAGTCCGACCGCATTGACCACGACGCCAAACACTCCGTCGGCCACAACCTCGACGAGGACGTCGGCAACAACAAGACGGTCAAGATCGGCGTCGACCAGACCACCAACATCGGCTCGAACGACACCGAGACAGTGGGCGCCAACCGCTCGCTGACAGTCATGGCCAACGAGACCATTCATGTCGTGTCGAACTCGACGGAAAACATCGACGCCAATCATTCTCAGACAGTGGGGATTGTACAGACGATTACGGTGAAGGCGGCGCGTTTCGACACCGTCGGCGCCGCGGAGACCCGTAGCGTCGGCGGTTTTCAGATCAACAGCATCGGCGCGACCCGTTCTGTCAGCGTGGTGCTGGGGCAGAGCCACGACATCGGGGCTTCCGACAGTTGGACCATCAAATCCGACCAGACGGTGAAAATTAATGGAAATCAGACATTCAATGTAGACGGCGATCATGCTTCGACGATCGGCAAGGGACGGACCGCCAAGATCACCGCGGACGATGGCACCCAAATCGATGGGGCTCACGCGCTCAAAGTCGGCAAGAGCAGCGGCATCGACATTACCGAAGACAGTTCGATCAAGGTCGGCAAAAAGCTTGTGATTGATGCCGGCGACGAGATCACGCTGAAATGCGGCGATGCGACGATCAACATGAAGAAGGATGGCTCGATTTCTATTAAGGGCAAGGAAATCCGCATCCAGGGCAGCGGCGATGTCCAGGTCAAAGCTGACGGCGACGTCAAGATCAAGGGTAGCAATGTCTTCAACAACTGA